Part of the Marasmius oreades isolate 03SP1 chromosome 5, whole genome shotgun sequence genome is shown below.
CGCCAACACCGGCATCAGGCAAACGGTTCAGACGAGCACCGAAACCAAAGGGTTCGATTATGTAGAGGGATTTTGCTCCGCTGTTGTCAGCGCAGTTCAGAACTGCACCTACTGGCAGACCGAGAGTGAGACGGAACTTGTTTCCAGCACCGCCGGCTGAGGAAAGGTCGGGAGTGAAAGGAACGCGATTAGGGTGTGGTGCGAGGGATCATAGAGTTTGAGGAACGCATCAAGTCCGAAGAGTCGATTTCGATTTCGGTATTACAGTCGAGGATTTAGAAGCGTTTTATAGAAGATTGAAAATTATACGAGAAAGGGCGCGAAAGGATGTGTATTAACGAGTCAGATATGCGGTTTACAGAGGAATTGAGGTAAACTGGAACTCACAGGGTTTTGACATTGTTCGAGGAGAAGTGGAGGACGAGGAAGGTGATGACGGGAAAGATTGTAGGAATTAGAGTTTGGTGCCGGTGCTCGGCATGTGGGTGAAAGGGAGAGCTGTACAGTTTCTCTCGGATTTTGCCGGAAATACCTCTTCTCCGTCTGTTCTGTGATCTTCGACCTTTTGCCTGCCCTATAACTTCTCTGGACGGCTGAGGAGTGTTCGTCCCCTTCGTGTCTGTCCTTTAAGCATGATGCTGAAGTGAAAGAAGCGGTACAGATAAGAGAATTCGATCTCGTTCATGTCACGCGTTCGACAGATCATTTAGTAGTGTACCATCGCCGTTTCGAAAATCAATGGTTACCTTGTGCATGGACACTGTCGTTGAGCAATAATGTATACATTGCATTACCCAGAGAAGTCGCCATTTGAATTCCATTCGATTCCGGTTTACCCCGAAACCTTTTTCCCGCACAAGCTCTACCCCGACTTCTGCCCGAACCATGATGCGCCCCGTCGTCGCCAAGGCTTTGCGAGCAGCTGCTCGTCCCCATCTTACAACAGCAACTGCCTCCCGTTCAGCTCTCGTTTTCACTCGTCAGAACCACGCGCACCAAGAAACCTTTGAACAATTTTCCGAACGCTACGTTACCTTCTTCCAAAACGCGGAGGATCTCTTTGAGGTGCAACGAGGGTTGAATAATTGCTTTGCGCATGACCTTGTACCGTCGCTGCAAGTTGTAGATGCCGCTGTGCGAGCTGCGAGAAGGGTGAATGATTATTCGACGGCAGTCAGGATTTTTGAAGGGATTAGAGAGAAGGTGGAGAATGTCACGCAGTATCAGGCGTATTTGCAAGAGTCGAAAGGGCTTAGAGAGGAACTCGGTGAGTAGATGTTATTCTAGGCTTGTTGCGGAACGTTCTTACAAGTTGCGATGTATTATGTAGGTATCTCCACGAGGGAAGAGCTTTTCCCGAATTCATCCTAGAAAGGATTCACAGCCTTAATGGTGTGTTTTCGTATCTTCTTTGCCTCATAACGCGTCTTAAAATCTCTTTTAGTTTGTAGATGGAAAGTCATTACACACTGGAAGAATTTGCACATTTACTTTGCAACCTTGTACGTGAAATTACCGAACTTCCGGCCTTCGAACACGGCGAGAGAACATAGATGCTACGGCCTTGACGGCAGTCCATCTCATCCCCTCTGATACTGTAATCACGGTAGCTTGGGTCCCGGTGCCTGCATTCCCGGTCTGAAGAACCCGATCATACGTTCCAGATTAAGACGCTTGTATTACTGACGGCAGTTCATACGCCTTACCTTCACTTCGGCGTAACCTCGTTCCCGTGCATGGCCTCTGGGTGTTCTGCGCAAGAAATAGCTCCTTCTGCTGATATCGGATTCATTTTGCCCTCGTTTCCCTCCGTAATCAAGGCACAACCTTGTGCAAGAGGAGGAGACTGAGGCATGTCTTTGAGGATTTTCGATCGTCACGAGGGATCAGAGTTCCAAGGATCCCGATGATATCGACTCCACCCTGTTCCACAAAGGCAGCACCGGTTCAAGTTGAAGCTGCAAAATTAAAATCGGAAACTTAAGAGGTCCACTGGGGAGATCCAACTGACGTATCATGCATATCTGTGCATTGAAAACATATATACTGTCATGAGCAAAATTGTAGCTTCGACTCGGAAGAGAAAATGTAAATGCGTTCAACAAACACCAAACAAAACGAGCTAGCGGGAAGGAAAACCTGAACTGCAGGGAATACTAATATTCCATACCGCAGCGAATAACCTTTCAATTATAAAAAGAAGTGTACGATGATGATCGATAAAGTCCAACGCAAAGAGTGACCTGGAATACAGAGGGAGAGTCTGTGGTAAAGGGGTGCGACAGCGCCGATGTTCCATCTAAAGCGGGAAAGGGAAGGTTTAGCGTCCATCATGAGGACTGCGTAAGCAGCTCAACTCCAATGGTTCACCGTCGCTGCCGTATGAGTGAGAATCCGGAGAGGAACATGACGAGGAATGTGACAACAAGGGACATGAAAAGCGGGTTGCCGACCGTATTTGACAACGCGCCATTGCAAGCGTTGCAGCTCCAGCCTAAAGTAAAATTATCAGAGACAAAAGGTGACAATGATTTCACTACGCACCACTAGCTAACGGTGTGTACGATTGAGGAGTGTACAACGCAAACTTCAGATTTTGATTTGGCGTAAGATATCCTGCCCTGATTGGCGCATTCATCCCTCTATCATCGTGGACTCGTAATGTAAAGAGTCCAACCCCTAACGGTGTCTCCTGATGTGTTTGTCGGTAACTGTATACATCCCATACCACTGACGTTGCCCCTCCAGGAATCCTTCCGTCTGACGGTCCAACCAGGTGGGTGTATCCGTCTGTGCCCACTGCTTCAACAGTTAGCGACGTCGGCGTGGCAAGTATCCCAGTGGCATTCCAGGCAAACGTAATGGGTTGACTAGGTGCGATCTTAAAGAAGGAAGTCGAGAACTGGGGCGGTTGGGTGAAGGAGATTTGGCCAGCTGGAGCGGATGTCGGTATAATGACTGGAGTTCCTGTCCCTTGGTTTGCACCAGTGTTACTCCCTCGTGTGGGTACAGTGCTTCTACCACTGTTGCTAGTGTTTGGAGCAGGAGTCGTCATGAGGAAACGAAAGAAGAGGGTGGGGGACGGTGACCAAAGGCCGTCGTGCGTGGGTTGTCACAATGATCACGTGCGACCTTCGGGCCGTAACAAATTCAAGTCGGCACTAGTGGACAGATCAATCGAGAGGAATACGAATTACTTCTCTTCTACAGATTGGCCCGAAATGGGACAACGGAAGAAGACGCCTTTCATCCCTAGACGAATACATATGAAATAAATGAGACTTGGAACTGTGATAGATGACTCAGTGGAGTCGGAAATTCCGTTTTGTACCGCTTAGTAGAATTCCAGGTTTCCCACTAATATCAATATTGTGGATGAAATTATCTATTGCCGTGAAGCCACTATCATTATATACTATGTAGTTAGTTTCCACAACCCACCAACTACAACGTTCTAGTTCTAAGCAGGCATGCGAGGTACGATTTGTTGTCATCATGTACATCTCTTTATTTTGTTTCCTCAGTAGCGAAGCAAGCGAAAAAAGGAAAGACGAGCGAGCGAAAATTTACAAAGGCAAAAAAAATCACGATAACTTGAAATCAACGCTCTTAGTGCATCTTCCCCAACACACGAGGCTGCGACACGTCCGCCATGTTGATGAATATGTCATCGGCTGGGTGCCTGTAGAGCGGGGCACGGAGACGCTTCTGGTCGAGATGATGACCGATGAAACCGATCGAACGACCAAGGACGAATAGACCGTTGAGAGCTCCGATCTAGTATTGAATATCGTTAGCGATCTGTCGTTAAAATGAGCACACAGAAACAAACCTTGATGTACTCATCAGCCTCCTCGGGTGTGAAAGCTCCACTGTCACGAAGGAGATCGACGAAGCAAACCGCTATACATCCATCGACGTTGAGAATGAGCGTGTCCTTCTTCGACGTCGTCACTTTCTCCACTGCAAGCGCGTAGTCCAACAGACTGTGTGCCGGGAAATTTTTGCGGACATACTCCTTAACCAATTCGACACGCAAATCGGGGTTGTTGACGGATTTGATCTTGTGGCCAATACCAGAGACTGAGAACGACATTCAGAACACGAAGAAGAATGAAGGAAGAGGGAACACGCACTAAGCTTATTCGCCTTTCTCGACTCATCCACAAACTCTCTCGGCGTCAAGCCCGTATCCCTCGCATTTGAGAACATACTGGCAGCCTCATCCAAAGCTCCTCCGAATCGACTTCCAATTGTCAACAATCCACTCGCCAACGAAGAAATCAGATCCTTCCCAGCTCTCGTCGCTACAATCGTATTCATCGCTCCCGACACCGCAGGTCCATGGTCAGCCGTCAACATCAATACCATCTCAACAAACTTGGTCGCCCACGGTGGTAAACGTCTCTTGAACCACAACAGTGCAACGACACCTCCAAGTCCGATTTCGTCCTTGAACACGTCCGAAATACGCATCCCGGCGTACAACAATTCTTGTCCCCGCTCATCAGAGATGGTCGAGATGAACGCCGCAGGTTTACGAATCAACCCAAGTTCCTGCGCCCATTTATAGTCCATCGGGATAGCCGGCGGGTCACGCTCAGGAATTTCAGTAATCGTTCCATTTGCTACCAACGATTGATAGGCCTCCCCGAGTAATACAGGGAGATCCTCGAACGTATCTGGAACAAGGAATCCTGCCTCCTTCATGGCACGGTTCTTGGCCTCTGCGGTTTCCATATCAGAGTTGGCCAAAGATCCTGCATGTCCGAACTGGACTTCGGTAGTGAACATCTTGGCACATGTACCGATGGCCCAAGCAACGATGGGTTTACGGATTTTACCAGCCTTGACGGCTTCGATGACTCGATACTCTTCAACGCCTCCGACTTCGCCCAACAGAACGAGGAGTTTGCAAGCGGGGTCGGCTTCGTAGCGCAACAAGTGGTCGATGAAAGTCGAAGAGGGATAGCGATCACCACCAATGGCAATACCTTCATAGGTACCGTTGGTAGTGAGGGAGAGAATGTTGTTGAGCTCGTTGGACATGCCTCCAGATTTAGAGACGTAGCCCACAGAACCAGCTCGATAAAGTTTGGAAGCGATGATGTTATCCATCATACCACCAGAGTTACCGATCTTGAAACATCCAGCTTTGATACCGCCGACAGTGGCGGGACCGATGATGAGGACTTTGCGCTCATTGGCTTCCCAGAGGATCTCACGAGCGTGACGTTCAGGTACACCTTCTGCGATGATGGCGATACACCGGATCTTGTCGGAGTGAGTCTTGAGAATCTCCATGGTGCTGCCCAAGACGCTACGACTGGAAGCAAAATTGACGACGACGTCAACTTCAGGGTGTTTGGCGACGGCTTCCTTGACCGAGGTGTAGACGGGCAACAGAGTCTCCTTGGTTCCCCAGTAGAACTTTTGAATGTGATGTCCGCCGAAGGGGTAGATCATGGCCGCTACAGAAGGAGTGGAACGACCACAAGAGTAGTCAAAGTCCAACATGCCCTGGATAGCGCGAGGTTGGAGACCGTACACGAAGGAACGGGTGTTATTATCAAATGGCAGGTACCACGGACGTTTAGATGGATTGGAGGTCGTGGCATTCTCAAAGTGGACGATCTGGTCCCCCGGTTGAGTACGAGAACCATCAGACTTGATGGTACCGACGGGGTCTTCGGGAACGGATTCAACAGTCGGTTCACGAGGGGAACCAGGAGCGGTGGGTTGAACGCTCTTGGGGACGGAGACGGTCTTCTTAACTTCGACGCCAAGAGCGAGAGGAACAATGGCAGTGATGTGGGTTTCAGGACCAAAGACACGAATGGGTACGCCGAGAGATTCACCGAGGAGTCTCATGGCTTTGAGACCTTCCTGGTAGTTGGGGCCCCCACGACGGACAAAGATTTTGACGTGAGCATTGATAAGCTGTTGCTTGAATTCTTTGAGAGCGCGGATGATGCCCTTGAAGGTAGCGGCGACGTTGGTAAAGTTGGCGATGCCACCACCGATGATGAGAATCTTTCCCTTGGGGTGGGGGTTACCACGGGTGATGAGGTCGAGGATGGTCTTGGCGTATTCGTAGGTTTGACCTTCAGTAGGGGCACCCGAGTATTCACCATAGTTGGCAAGCTCGCTTGCGAAGCCTGCGAGAGGGGGTTGGGTGAAATGAGGAGTACTTGAGAGGATTCGACTCACCAGCCGCAGCAATAGCATCACTGTAGACAACACTTGCACCACCACCGGCAACCATGGTCCAGATACGACCCTCGGGGTTAAGGACGGTGAGTTTGAGAGAAGCACCGGTAGAAGCGTCTAATTTCTGAATGTAGGCTTCATCCTTAGTGAGGGAACGGCCAAAGGGAGCAGGGAAGACCATTGGAGGACCACGGTCGGCATTGATGACACCCTTGCCACCGCTAGAAGTAGCAGCGCCAGTGGCACCGGAAGACTCGTAGATGGTGAGATCACGTGCGATGGCCCACTTTTGACCGACGATGGATTCGGCGGTTTGATCGAGCTTGGCAGCCATGTCGATGTAGTGAATTTCAACCTTGCCAGATTTGCTGTCTATAGGATGGATGAGAACGAGAAGGGCATATTATGTTTGCGGCTCACCCTTGGAACCCAAGCAGATGAGAGGGTTGATTTCGAGGTAGGCAAAGTGGAGGTCAACGTAAACACTGTAGAGTCTGACGAGGAAATCAACGAGAGcgtccttcttttcttcagaGTCGACATGGGTCAACAAGGTGTCCTTGATGACTTGTTTGTGAGGGAAAGTCTGAGTTTTGGTGGAAGTGGTGACGGGGATGTTGAGTTTGAGACCTTTGGCGTCGACATCGCCGACATCGACACCGCCTTCGTGAGTGAAGAGAATGGTGTCGTATTCACGGGAAGAGTTGATACAGACGTAGAATTCGGTGTTGGACGGATGGGGAATGAAGGGCTCGAGGATGAAGGAAGTGAGAGGACCGGAAACAGACTCGACCTAGCAATCAGCAAGCAGATCGATAAGCGACAAGATCGACAAgcgaaaaagaaaaacacgCGTCGGACGCGTTTTGCACCTTTTGTATCTTTCCAGCACGTTCAGAGATCCAATCGTAGGCCTCGCCCTTGGTTTTGTTGAGAGCAAGAAGGCCAGCCTTTCCTCGTCGTTTGATGAGTTGATCAGGTTTTGCGACGAGTTTGATGCCAGACTCGGAAACCCATCGCGGCAGGGCATCTACTGGAGTGAGAGATCTGGTTTCTTCGTCACAAAGGATCTGAGCAACGCGAGGATAATCGGGGGTTGCAGATGGACCAAGTTGAAGGGAAGGGTTGATCAAAGGGGAGCGAGTGAGCCAGTAAGAGAGTAAAAGTTTGGCATCGTACTCGCGAATCGCTGCAGGAAGGAAGAGTTAGTGATAGACGGATGGATGGATTGATCAGATAGCTACCTTTGGAAGACATGAATGAAtgaggaaagggaaaaaggGAGAGTCCCAGAGTCAAAATGAGCTTTAAATAACCCCCAATGTTCCCACGATGATCAAGGTACTGAGCTATCTTTACCAGAGCGGCCGTATCAGATCTAGAGTACTTCGGCGTTAgactttcttccctttcatcTATCATGTCCCCAGTCAAGAACAAGGTCTGCCTGATGCAAGTGTCCTGTTAACTTCATCCCCATCATTCCCTGCTCATCATCGCCTGCAGTGTTCACGATGGATGGGGCCATAACGACAAATCTGGCGGTAAAGGTGATGCCATCCACGCCGCAGATACAACCAACATGGACACTATCTCTAATAACCACAACGTCCGCAACCTAGCCGCCCACGGTACTGCCGTCGGGCTCAGCGATGGCCTTATGGGCAACTCTGAAGTCGGTCATCTCAATATCGGTGCCGGTCGTATCGTCTGGCAAGACATTGTCAAGATCGACGTATCCATCAAAAAGAAAGAGTTTCACAAAAACAAAACCATTCTTCAATCCATCCAACACGCAAAGGACGGAAACGGGCGTTTACATTTCCTCGGTCTCATATCCGATGGTGGCGTTCACTCTCATATTAATCACCTTTACGCTCTGCTCGAAACAGCCAAGGAACAAAAAGTACCCAACGTTTATGTTCACTTTTTCGGTGACGGCCGCGATACCGCTCCCCGTTCATCTGCCAAGTACGCACAGGATCTACTCGACTTCATCAAAAACGAGCTAGGCGATTATGCTCAGCTTGCTACTATTGTTGGAAGATATTATGCTATGGACCGGGATAAGAGGTGGGAGAGGATAAAGATCGCCGTTGATGCTTTGGTGAAAGGTGAAGGGGAGTCCAACTCGGCCGTGGTAGACGCCATCAAAGCCAGTTACGACAAAGATATCACTGATGAATTCCTCAAACCTATCATCGTCAATGGTGAAGAGGGGAGGATTAAAGGTGCGCTGTCTTTCTCAACTGATTTTTCTCCCTCGATCGCTCATCGATCGTCATAACAGATGGCGACacactcttcttcttcaactatCGTTCTGACAGAATGAGAGAAATCGTCTCTGTCTTTGGCCTTCCTGATAAACCAATGAAAATAGACGTTCCCAAAGACTTGGTAAGTTCCCTCCCTTTATACAAGAAGATTTCCATCCTtaaccctcttcctctcacAGCACATTACCACCATGTCCCGTTACAGCGTAGACTATCCATTTTCCGTCGCCTTCCCTCCTCAGGTCATGGACAACGTCCTCGCCGAATGGCTCTCTAAACAAAACCTCGCTCAAGCCCATGTTGCCGAAACCGAAAAATACGCTCACGTCACCTTCTTCTTTAACGGCGGTGTCGAAAAACAATTCCCCAAAGAAGACAGATTCATGATCCCTTCCCCCAAAGTGCCCACTTACGACAAAGACCCCGGAATGTCCGTTCTGGGTGTAGCCGAAAAAGTCGCAGAACTTGTGAAAGAAGACAAACACGACTTTGTCATGTGCAACTTTGCTCCTCCTGATATGGTTGGCCACACGGGTGTATACGACGCTGCTGTTGAAGCGGTCACAAAAACGGATGAAGCTGTTGGTGTGGTGTACAAGGCTTGTAAAGAGAAAGGCTATGTTCTCGTCATCACCAGCGATCACGGAAACGCAGAAAAGATGATCAATGAAGAGACTGGAGATCCGCATACTGCTCACACGACGAATCCTGTACCTCTTATCATTACAGGTGATAAGGACAAATTCAAGATGATTGAGGataaagaagacgaagaaggcgGAGCTCTTTGTGATGTTGCTCCGACTTTATTGGATATTATGGGTATTCCGAAGccggaggagatggaggggagGTCGTTGTTGAAGAAGGATTAGATTTAAAATACAAAGATGTACATAGAAGTAGATCAATCAATGTAGAATGTCCGCATGCCAGCCATTGCGGgagtgagtacttgagtatCGGAGACCGAGTACAAAAAGAATCATGCCGTGAGCTCATGCCGATATACGGCATGTCTAGTTCGGCATGTATCAAAGCCCAGTAGCCCGTGGGCAGAATCTCAATCGCTCACGGGCTATAGTACGTTGTGGGGCAAAACTTCCATCAATGACTTCGCGTTTAATTTGTCTCTAATTTGTCTCCGTGACAGAGAAGGTACGAAT
Proteins encoded:
- a CDS encoding uncharacterized protein (BUSCO:EOG0926522L), which produces MMRPVVAKALRAAARPHLTTATASRSALVFTRQNHAHQETFEQFSERYVTFFQNAEDLFEVQRGLNNCFAHDLVPSLQVVDAAVRAARRVNDYSTAVRIFEGIREKVENVTQYQAYLQESKGLREELGISTREELFPNSS